The following coding sequences lie in one Fibrobacter sp. genomic window:
- a CDS encoding ATP-binding protein, whose translation MRFSNGKPMFSLTAEEIAELERRTERREEELRKKKLYAEFISSGLNDDSLHASFDRYNRHTEEQQQLYTYGKMMVNNRSMKALVICGKNGTGKTWTGACCIRELGGLYRKSMDICSEYDDAGKAYGKEKRSFVLARYTGVKFLVIDEVMRTAHQSEREVISYIVSERIENGRKTIILGNCSGSEILKVLDGAAMSRLQRVGTLIETKGEDQRCT comes from the coding sequence ATGAGATTTTCTAACGGAAAACCCATGTTCAGTCTGACTGCGGAAGAAATTGCAGAACTGGAAAGACGGACCGAAAGGCGCGAAGAAGAACTGCGGAAGAAGAAACTGTATGCAGAGTTTATCAGTTCCGGCCTTAACGATGACAGTCTGCACGCCAGTTTTGACAGATACAACCGGCACACCGAAGAACAACAGCAGTTATACACCTACGGCAAGATGATGGTTAACAACAGGTCCATGAAAGCACTGGTAATCTGCGGAAAGAATGGAACCGGAAAGACCTGGACCGGAGCGTGTTGTATCCGCGAACTGGGTGGACTGTACCGGAAAAGCATGGATATATGTTCCGAGTACGATGACGCAGGGAAAGCGTATGGCAAGGAAAAACGGTCATTCGTACTGGCACGTTATACCGGAGTCAAGTTTTTGGTAATCGATGAAGTTATGAGAACTGCTCACCAGTCAGAGCGCGAAGTTATCAGCTACATCGTGTCAGAGAGAATCGAAAACGGACGGAAAACCATAATTCTGGGTAACTGTTCCGGATCTGAAATCCTGAAGGTACTGGACGGTGCAGCAATGAGCCGGCTTCAGCGTGTAGGGACGCTGATAGAAACCAAGGGAGAAGACCAACGGTGTACATAA
- a CDS encoding DUF6291 domain-containing protein → MYESYVFYTSFHEACKDLEPSQYGKIMYVLNEYALNGVVPESFEDPIVKMAYTFMRPQIDANNQRKDNGKYGAMGGRPKTHHTKKENPNTENNNPMGFENEEKDNPMGFENSENKNPNVNVNANVNVNVNANADIAAEAAKPAEPAPVSKPKKLPLREREPDNELEAVEKAYLQQWDELYKAEVVQTPEPPSGMWTECRAHIKQHLKNGVTVDQMILAVRKAASDSWVLRGGFLLKTILSSGVFNRLVNGYETPPEKINGNYILENDRALMQNADKFFAQNEKTKARFMAEYAPERQVPNEIF, encoded by the coding sequence ATGTACGAAAGTTACGTTTTTTACACCAGTTTTCACGAAGCTTGCAAAGACCTTGAACCATCACAGTATGGGAAAATCATGTACGTACTGAATGAATATGCGCTTAACGGTGTAGTACCTGAATCTTTTGAAGACCCTATTGTTAAGATGGCATACACATTTATGCGTCCACAGATTGACGCAAACAATCAGCGTAAGGACAACGGTAAATATGGTGCAATGGGTGGCAGACCAAAAACCCACCATACAAAAAAAGAAAACCCAAATACTGAAAACAATAACCCTATGGGTTTTGAAAATGAAGAAAAAGATAACCCTATGGGTTTTGAAAATAGCGAAAATAAAAACCCTAATGTAAATGTAAATGCTAATGTAAATGTAAATGTAAATGCTAATGCTGATATAGCAGCTGAAGCTGCGAAACCGGCAGAACCTGCACCAGTTTCAAAACCGAAAAAACTACCACTGCGTGAAAGAGAACCTGATAACGAACTTGAAGCGGTAGAAAAAGCATACCTTCAGCAATGGGATGAACTCTACAAAGCAGAAGTAGTTCAGACACCGGAACCACCTTCCGGTATGTGGACCGAGTGCCGTGCCCATATCAAGCAACACCTGAAGAATGGCGTGACCGTAGACCAGATGATACTGGCAGTTAGAAAGGCTGCTTCTGACTCATGGGTACTGCGTGGTGGCTTTCTGCTAAAAACCATTCTGTCATCCGGAGTATTCAACCGCCTTGTAAACGGTTACGAAACGCCACCGGAAAAAATCAACGGCAACTACATACTTGAAAACGACCGTGCACTTATGCAGAACGCTGACAAGTTTTTTGCACAGAACGAGAAAACAAAGGCGCGGTTTATGGCCGAGTATGCACCGGAAAGGCAGGTCCCTAATGAGATTTTCTAA
- the dcm gene encoding DNA (cytosine-5-)-methyltransferase has product MRGLFDSNEDVKIEKEIAMIELFAGYGSQSMAMKRIGAKFHHHFVCEWDKYAIKSYNAVHGTNYGTSDIKNVHGADLNITEKDKYCYFMSYSFPCVDLSLAGKRQGMKKGSGTRSGLLWEVERILNELPDNQLPDILFMENVPQVCGTGAIDDFNDWQQFLESKGYHNFLQILNAKDYGVAQNRERAFMFSFLDDVYYDFPKPIRLEKSVVDYLDEEVAEKYYVTSEKAEKLIMSIDPEVLKRATA; this is encoded by the coding sequence ATGCGCGGACTGTTTGATAGTAACGAAGACGTAAAAATAGAAAAAGAAATTGCCATGATTGAACTTTTTGCCGGCTATGGCAGTCAGTCTATGGCCATGAAGCGCATAGGGGCTAAGTTCCACCATCATTTTGTATGCGAATGGGACAAGTATGCAATCAAGTCATATAACGCAGTTCACGGTACAAACTACGGCACTTCTGACATTAAGAACGTGCACGGTGCAGACCTGAACATAACTGAAAAGGATAAGTACTGCTATTTCATGTCATATAGTTTTCCTTGTGTTGACCTGTCACTGGCCGGCAAGCGTCAGGGTATGAAGAAAGGTAGCGGAACAAGAAGCGGACTGTTGTGGGAAGTAGAACGGATACTGAATGAACTGCCTGACAATCAGCTGCCGGATATTCTGTTCATGGAAAATGTGCCCCAGGTTTGCGGAACCGGTGCTATCGATGACTTCAATGACTGGCAGCAGTTCCTGGAAAGCAAGGGATACCACAATTTTTTGCAGATACTGAACGCAAAGGACTATGGCGTAGCACAGAACCGTGAACGCGCTTTTATGTTCAGTTTCCTTGATGACGTGTACTACGATTTTCCGAAGCCGATCCGCCTTGAAAAAAGCGTAGTTGACTACCTTGATGAAGAAGTTGCTGAAAAATACTACGTGACAAGCGAGAAAGCAGAAAAACTCATTATGTCGATTGACCCGGAAGTACTAAAAAGGGCTACGGCATGA
- a CDS encoding ATP-binding protein: MVYGESGTGKSTSLRNFQPGECSVINVSKKPLPFRNQLPVAKTDDYKVITDLLQKSKSKSLVIDDATYLMTNEFMRTAKVTGFQKFTDMAKNFFDMIQTAINLPDDKIVYIMGHVERDQFGNESFKSIGKLLSEKVTLEGLFTIVLKTVVKDGRYQFATQTNGMDTVKSPMGMFEQTLIDNDLKAVDQQIRSYYGI; this comes from the coding sequence ATGGTATACGGAGAATCAGGAACAGGTAAAAGTACTTCACTGCGCAACTTTCAGCCAGGCGAGTGTTCAGTAATCAACGTAAGCAAGAAGCCGCTTCCATTCAGAAATCAGCTTCCAGTGGCTAAGACAGATGACTATAAGGTAATCACTGACCTGCTGCAGAAATCAAAAAGCAAGTCACTGGTTATTGATGACGCAACCTACCTGATGACTAACGAGTTTATGCGGACTGCAAAAGTCACCGGCTTTCAGAAGTTTACAGATATGGCAAAGAACTTTTTTGACATGATTCAGACTGCTATCAACCTTCCTGATGACAAGATTGTGTACATCATGGGCCACGTTGAGCGCGACCAGTTTGGAAACGAAAGTTTCAAATCAATCGGCAAGCTTCTGTCAGAAAAAGTAACACTGGAAGGTCTGTTTACTATCGTCCTTAAAACGGTGGTAAAAGACGGCCGGTACCAGTTTGCAACACAGACTAACGGTATGGATACCGTTAAGTCACCTATGGGTATGTTTGAGCAGACCCTTATTGATAACGACCTGAAAGCCGTGGATCAGCAGATCCGCAGTTATTACGGAATATAA
- a CDS encoding DUF1064 domain-containing protein, producing the protein MYIRYNKYGNRKTYIDGIKFDSQKEASRWIELKLLETAGKIHGLQRQVKYELIPAHRKKDGKLERAAYYFADFQYEKDGNLIVEDSKGMRTKEYILKRKLMLDRYGIEIKEV; encoded by the coding sequence GTGTACATAAGATACAACAAGTACGGAAACCGGAAGACGTACATTGACGGTATCAAGTTTGACTCCCAGAAGGAAGCAAGCCGGTGGATAGAGTTGAAGCTACTGGAAACTGCCGGAAAGATACACGGCTTACAACGTCAGGTTAAGTACGAACTTATACCGGCACACCGGAAGAAAGATGGAAAACTGGAACGAGCTGCGTATTACTTTGCAGACTTCCAGTATGAAAAAGACGGCAATCTTATCGTGGAAGACAGTAAGGGTATGCGGACCAAAGAATACATTCTGAAGCGGAAACTTATGTTAGACCGCTACGGAATAGAGATTAAAGAAGTATGA
- a CDS encoding DNA cytosine methyltransferase has protein sequence MISPTITTTSEVCRIEEGTIMEYRIRKLTERECLRLMDVEETDIDKMAEVNSPTQMYKQAGNSIVVGVMCAMFRQLNIKGVEKWN, from the coding sequence ATGATCTCACCAACAATAACGACAACAAGCGAAGTATGCAGAATTGAAGAAGGGACAATCATGGAATACAGAATCAGGAAATTGACAGAACGTGAATGCTTACGGCTGATGGATGTAGAAGAAACTGACATTGACAAGATGGCAGAAGTCAACTCACCTACTCAAATGTATAAGCAGGCCGGCAACTCAATCGTAGTAGGCGTTATGTGTGCCATGTTCCGGCAGCTGAATATTAAAGGTGTAGAAAAGTGGAACTGA